In a genomic window of Xylophilus rhododendri:
- a CDS encoding efflux RND transporter permease subunit — translation MARFFIDRPIFAWVIAIVIMLAGAISIRTLPLEQYPNIAPPSISISATYTGASAKTVEDSVTQVIEQQLKGLDNLIYMGATSSSSGQARLTLTFNAGTNPDVAQMQVQNKLQQAMPRLPTAVQSQGVTVTKAGNDFLMIVSLYSEDPAMSRTDIGDYINSNLVDPISRLDGVAEVQVLGSGYAMRMWLDAAKLEKYALIPSDVVTALNAQNAQVSAGQLGGLPAVAQQQISATVTARSKLQTPEQFENVVLRANTDGSLVLIKDVARVELGAESLTVQSRLDGRAAAGMGIVLANGANALKVADAVNAKVKELQPYFPNQMKPLVGYDTTPFVNASIHEVVKALIEAMILVVLIMYLFLQNFRATLIPTIAVPVVLLGTFGVLSVLGYSINTLTMFGMVLAIGLLVDDAIVVVENVERVMTEENLSPKEATRKSMDEITPALIGIAMVLSAVFIPMAFFGGSTGIIYRQFSITIVAAMALSVLVALTLTPALCATMLKHHEHDEHGHKKVRRGPLGWLDRFFLLFNRGFDRTAAATEGGVRQVVKRGKRSMVLYLVIAGVMAFMFVRLPTSFLPVEDQGTLQADIRLPAGATDARTQQVMRQFEDIMRKQPEVVNINTSTGQNGDQASGRAFIKLKPWEERLGAEHTSAAIVKRANAELAKIRDARVLLLLPPAVRGLGASSGFDFFIQDTASLGHDTLVKSTAKFLELARKDPELTGVRNNNLDDTAQFAIDIDDRRAGALGLATADINSTLSAALGGTYVNDFLDRGRVKKVYVQGDAPYRMLPTDVNKWTVRNATGQMVPFSSFSSQRWTFGSPQLQRYNGVPAYEILGSAVQGVSSGTAMLKVADIMKQMPQGIGYALTGASFEEARSGAQAPLLYAVSILFVFLCLAALYESWSVPFSVILVVPLGIIGALAFTGLRGLSNDVYFQVGLLTTVGLSCKNAILIVEFAVQLQEQGRSLVEAILEAVRLRLRPILMTSLAFGFGVLPLVVGTGAGAAGRQAIGTAVFGGMVSATVLGIFFVPVFFVLIRGLFQSGKKDEAAPPDPHTPHAPHAPAAEVAA, via the coding sequence GGGTCATCGCCATCGTCATCATGCTGGCGGGCGCGATCTCCATCCGCACCCTGCCGCTGGAGCAGTACCCCAACATCGCGCCGCCCTCGATCTCGATCTCGGCCACCTACACCGGCGCCTCGGCCAAGACGGTGGAGGATTCGGTCACCCAGGTGATCGAGCAGCAGCTGAAGGGCCTGGACAACCTGATCTACATGGGGGCGACCAGCAGTTCCTCCGGCCAGGCGCGCCTCACGCTGACCTTCAACGCCGGCACCAACCCCGACGTGGCCCAGATGCAGGTGCAGAACAAGCTGCAGCAGGCCATGCCACGCCTGCCCACGGCGGTGCAGAGCCAGGGCGTGACGGTCACCAAGGCCGGCAACGACTTCCTGATGATCGTCTCGCTGTATTCGGAAGACCCGGCGATGAGCCGCACCGACATCGGCGACTACATCAACAGCAACCTGGTCGATCCGATCAGCCGGCTCGACGGCGTGGCCGAAGTGCAGGTGCTGGGCTCGGGCTATGCCATGCGCATGTGGCTGGATGCGGCCAAGCTGGAGAAATACGCGCTGATTCCCTCGGACGTCGTGACCGCGCTGAACGCGCAGAACGCCCAGGTCTCGGCCGGCCAGCTCGGCGGCCTGCCGGCGGTGGCCCAGCAGCAGATCAGCGCCACCGTCACCGCGCGCAGCAAGCTGCAGACGCCCGAGCAGTTCGAGAACGTGGTGCTGCGCGCCAACACCGACGGCTCGCTGGTGCTGATCAAGGACGTGGCCCGGGTGGAACTCGGCGCCGAGAGCCTGACCGTGCAGTCGCGCCTCGACGGCCGCGCCGCCGCCGGCATGGGCATCGTGCTGGCCAACGGCGCCAATGCGCTGAAGGTGGCCGACGCGGTCAATGCCAAGGTCAAGGAGCTGCAGCCCTACTTCCCCAACCAGATGAAGCCGCTGGTCGGCTACGACACCACGCCCTTCGTGAACGCCTCGATCCACGAGGTGGTCAAGGCGCTGATCGAAGCCATGATCCTGGTCGTGCTGATCATGTATCTGTTCCTGCAGAACTTCCGCGCCACGCTGATCCCCACGATCGCCGTGCCGGTGGTGCTGCTGGGCACCTTCGGCGTGCTGTCGGTGCTGGGCTATTCGATCAACACACTCACCATGTTCGGCATGGTGCTGGCCATCGGCCTGCTGGTGGACGACGCCATCGTGGTGGTGGAGAACGTCGAGCGGGTGATGACCGAGGAGAACCTGTCTCCCAAGGAGGCCACCCGCAAGTCCATGGACGAGATCACGCCGGCGCTGATCGGCATCGCCATGGTGCTGTCGGCGGTGTTCATCCCGATGGCCTTCTTCGGCGGCTCGACCGGCATCATCTACCGGCAGTTCTCGATCACCATCGTCGCGGCCATGGCGCTGTCGGTGCTGGTGGCGCTGACGCTGACCCCGGCCCTGTGCGCCACCATGCTCAAGCACCACGAGCACGACGAGCACGGCCACAAGAAGGTGCGGCGCGGGCCGCTGGGCTGGCTGGACCGCTTCTTCCTGCTGTTCAATCGCGGCTTCGACCGCACCGCGGCCGCCACCGAGGGCGGAGTGCGCCAGGTGGTCAAGCGCGGCAAGCGCAGCATGGTGCTGTATCTGGTGATCGCCGGCGTGATGGCCTTCATGTTCGTGCGCCTGCCCACCTCCTTCCTGCCGGTGGAGGACCAGGGCACGCTGCAGGCCGACATCCGCCTGCCGGCCGGCGCCACCGACGCACGCACCCAGCAGGTGATGCGCCAGTTCGAGGACATCATGCGCAAGCAGCCGGAGGTGGTGAACATCAACACCAGCACCGGCCAGAACGGCGACCAGGCCTCGGGCCGGGCCTTCATCAAGTTGAAGCCCTGGGAAGAGCGCCTGGGCGCGGAGCACACCTCGGCGGCCATCGTGAAGCGTGCCAATGCCGAGCTGGCCAAGATCCGCGACGCCCGTGTGCTGCTGCTGCTGCCGCCGGCGGTGCGCGGGCTGGGGGCCTCGTCGGGCTTCGACTTCTTCATCCAGGACACGGCCTCGCTGGGCCACGACACGCTGGTGAAGTCCACCGCGAAGTTCCTGGAACTGGCGCGCAAGGACCCGGAGCTGACCGGCGTGCGCAACAACAACCTGGACGACACCGCCCAGTTCGCCATCGACATCGACGACCGGCGCGCCGGCGCGCTGGGGCTGGCCACGGCCGACATCAACTCCACCCTGTCGGCGGCGCTGGGCGGCACCTACGTCAACGACTTCCTGGACCGCGGCCGCGTCAAGAAGGTCTATGTGCAGGGCGACGCCCCTTACCGCATGCTGCCCACCGACGTGAACAAGTGGACGGTGCGCAACGCCACCGGCCAGATGGTGCCCTTCTCGTCCTTCTCCAGCCAGCGCTGGACCTTCGGCTCGCCCCAGCTGCAGCGCTACAACGGCGTGCCCGCCTATGAAATCCTGGGCAGCGCGGTGCAGGGCGTGAGCTCGGGCACAGCCATGCTCAAGGTGGCCGACATCATGAAGCAGATGCCGCAGGGCATCGGCTACGCGCTGACCGGCGCTTCCTTCGAGGAGGCCCGCTCGGGCGCGCAGGCGCCGCTGCTCTATGCCGTATCGATCCTGTTCGTGTTCCTCTGCCTGGCGGCCCTGTACGAGAGCTGGTCGGTGCCCTTCTCGGTGATCCTGGTGGTGCCGCTGGGCATCATCGGCGCGCTGGCCTTCACGGGGCTGCGCGGGCTGTCGAACGACGTGTACTTCCAGGTGGGGCTGCTGACGACGGTGGGCCTGTCCTGCAAGAACGCCATCCTGATCGTGGAATTCGCGGTGCAGCTGCAGGAGCAGGGGCGCTCGCTGGTGGAGGCCATCCTGGAGGCGGTGCGCCTGCGGCTGCGCCCCATCCTGATGACCTCGCTGGCCTTCGGCTTCGGTGTGCTGCCGCTGGTGGTGGGCACCGGCGCGGGTGCGGCGGGCCGCCAGGCCATCGGCACGGCGGTGTTCGGCGGCATGGTCTCGGCCACGGTGCTGGGCATCTTCTTCGTGCCGGTGTTCTTCGTGCTGATCCGCGGCCTGTTCCAGTCGGGCAAGAAGGACGAGGCGGCGCCGCCGGATCCGCACACGCCCCATGCGCCGCATGCTCCGGCAGCGGAGGTGGCGGCATGA